Below is a genomic region from Fischerella sp. PCC 9605.
ATTAGTTATTACCGCTGATGGTGGTTGGCGCAAAGATGCGATCGTTCCTCTCAAAGAACAGGTAGATAAAGCTTTAGCCGATGACGCTGTTCCTACTTTGGAAAACGTGCTGGTAGTACAGCGTACTGGGCAAAAGATTCATATGGAACCCGGACGCGATCACTGGTGGCACGATCTGCAAAAGGGTGTTTCCGCAGATTGTCCCGCCGAACCGATGGACAGCGAAGATATGCTGTTTATTCTCTACACTTCCGGCAGCACCGGCAAACCAAAAGGTGTCGTCCATACAACGGCTGGCTATAACTTATATACCCACATGACCACCAAATGGATTTTTGACATCCAAGATACAGATGTATATTTGTGTACTGCGGACGTAGGTTGGATTACTGGACATAGCTACATTGTTTACGGCCCCTTGTCCAACGGTGCAACCACGATTATGTATGAAGGAGCGCCCCGTGCTTCCAATCCTGGTTGTTTTTGGGATGTAATTGAAAAGTATGGTGTGACGATTTTTTATACCGCACCGACGGCAATTCGGGCTTTCATCAAAATGGGCGAACACCATCCCAAGGCACGAAATCTCTCTTCTCTGCGTTTGCTAGGAACCGTAGGCGAACCAATTAACCCCGAAGCTTGGATGTGGTATTACAGAGTAATTGGTGGTGAACGCTGTCCAATTGTCGATACATGGTGGCAAACGGAAACCGGCGGGATCATGATTACACCGCTACCAGGAGCAATTCCTACCAAACCAGGTTCTGCGACTCGCCCCTTCCCTGGAATTCTTGCAGATGTGGTGGACTTGGAAGGTAATGCCGTTGGTGATAACGAAGGTGGTTATTTAATAGTTCGCCATCCCTGGCCAGGGATGATGCGAACAATATACAACGATCCGCAACGCTTCCGCCGCACCTACTGGGAACACATCCCCCCCAAAGATGGACAGTATGTCTACTTTGCAGGCGATGGTGCTAGACGAGATGAAGATGGCTATTTCTGGGTAATGGGCCGCGTAGATGATGTCATTAATGTTGCCGGACATCGCCTGGGTACGATGGAAATTGAATCAGCTTTAGTTTCTCACCCTGCCGTAGCTGAAGCAGCTGTGGTTGGTAAGCCAGATGAGGTGAAGGGGGAAGATATAGTTGCTTTTGTGACTTTAGAAGGCGGTAATAATCCTACTGAAGAACTGAGTAAGGAACTGAAGCAGCATGTGATGAGCGAAATTGGTGCGATCGCCCGTCCCGGTGAAATTCGCTTTACTGATGCTTTACCCAAAACGCGATCGGGTAAGATTATGCGGCGGTTGTTGCGTAATCTTGCAGCCGGACAAGAAGTATCTGGTGATACTTCTACATTAGAGGATAGAAGTGTACTCGATAAGCTGCGGGAAGGTGCTTAATCCGACTGTAGTTTAGATTTAGCTAGGGTGCGTTAATAATGCGTGACGCGCCCTAGATTTTGTTTGTTAGGAACGTGAAGTATATTTTTATTTTTGAAAATTGTTAACATATTTTCTGAGTAGATATAAAACCTGAATCATAGAAAAATTATTACGCGATGAAACCAAAGAATACTCTCAAGCCAGCTTTTTTTAAAACTGTTAGTTGCTTGACGTTAGGTATCTTAACTATCACGAATACGTCTCAATTGGTTGTTGCAGAGATAGGAAGTTCTGCTGTGACTAGACAACACACGCTAGCGCAGTTCTCTGGTTCTGACAGTCAATCGCAAGAGCGATCGCAACTTGTGCAAACTGCAAATACCCTATTCAGCCAGGGTGATTTGACTGGTGCAGAAGAAAATTTACGTAAGCTAATCAAGAAGTACCCAAAGGATGCCTTTGGACACTACCAGTTAGGGAATGTCCTGTTTCGTCAGGATAAAAAAGAAGATGCAATCAAAGCATATCAAGAAGCGATTCGCATAGATTCTAAATACGCACTTGCACACAATGCCATTGGGATTGTTTTTGCAGATCAAGAGCGATGGGAAGAAGCCATTGTAGAGTATAATAAAGCACTAGCAATCAATCCTAACTATGGTGATGCACTCACAAATTTAGCTCAGGCGCTTTGGATACAAGGCAAGCGAAATGAAGCGATCGCATCCTTGGAAAAAGCTTTAAATATTTTTAAAGAGCAAAATAGACCTCAGAAAGTAGAACGCATTGAAAAGATTTTACGGGAAATGAAAACTGGTGATGACCCGACAGTTTCGTAAGTGAAATTGCGCGATCGCCCGTTTCAATGAAATTTGCTTTACCGATGTTTTAGTAAAAACCTGATTCATAACTAGTGGTCTGTCCCATTAATTTTGTTGGGTTGGATAAATCTTTGAAAGCTTAACTCTTGCATCTTCTGTACGAAAACGCCAATCTACACAAACTTGATTAATATTGCGATCGCCTTGCCAAGTTGAAACCTCTTTTTGTAAAGTTTCAATATTAGGAATTCTTCGTTGAAGACATTGACGGAGGAGTACAGACAATTCAGATTCAACCACTATTTCTAAACTCACAAGCTGGTCTGCTAACATTCTTAAAGTCCAACGTGTACTCCCAGCAGGTGCATCACTACAAGTTGTTGCTATTAAGTATGCTTCCGCAAAATTAGTTAACTTTCTTGGCTTACCTGGACGCTTTTTCTCTTTTAATGTTTCTTTTAAATTTTCACAAACGAACTGTTTACGAGTTCGCTCCACTGTGGCCACAGACACATGTAACGCTTGTACTATTGTCTCATCCTTCTTGCCATCTGCTGCCATTAATTATGTATGTGCGCGACGAATTTCTCTGGCTTTTGCTGAACCCTTTGTGACTAGATCCAGTAATTCTTGCCTCTGCGAGATGCTGAGATTAATTTCATACTTCTTGTTCATACACCCTTTTTCCTTATGGGATCTCGGTGAAAATAAAATGTCGGTGCCCTATCAAATATATTTTGGCTCAACCCAAGGACTGGTGGGCGTTGCGCCCCCAGGCGCAACGCGAGGGCACGCTCCTTTTTGCGCCCGAGGATTGGCCTATGCACGCGATCGCCTGTCAGCTTGTGGGTACAGACGCACCCACATTGCTATTTAATCACGATCTAGTGCTACCCAACAAAATTAATGGGACAGACCACTAGCAAGATAATTATTAAAAATTGGAGCCAAGACCGAGGAAGTATTATTTTAACGTGAGTTCGACGGGACTAAAAAATGGCAGGAGGTAGAGTAGGCAAATCTTTTGGATAAAATGTCAATGGCAGGTTTTTTGGGCAAATAGGTATAAGCCGCGCTCACCAGCCATTAAATTCACCAAAAAGTTAAATGGACTACGATGACGATCTGGTTCGATTTGACAAATATTTTTGAGATGGTCATAGACCGACTCGCTTAAGCGCACGTTTACGTAGTTGATGGTAATTGTGGTATTTGCTGCCAAAGGTTTTCCCATGAGGAGCAAAAATCATCTACATCGCAGAAAATTTGTGTGATGTCGAGGCGAGATACAATAGTAGACATAGCCGAAACCTTGATTTTTCTTAGATATTTTTAGTTTCGGCATTTTTTTGTCACTTTTTACCTCTTCTCAATTAATCGTCGTGCTCGTCTGCGCCACTGTGCGCGATCGCTGCCGTGAATCCCAGTTGAGCAATTCTTACATAGCAAGCTTTTTGCCCCTTCCTATCCGTCGAACTCACGTTATTTTACGAGCCATTATTATTCTTAGTATAGAAGAACAGCATGGTTCATAGTAAGTACTTAAGTACTTACTACAAGCCAAGAAGATTTGTAGTCATTAGTAGTCATTATTGGATAATCAAAGGCTGAGTTGCCAAGTCATCCAAGCCAACCGCTGCTAACAAATCTGTCCACTCTGTCTCAAGTGTGCGATTTTGCGGATTTTTCTGCCGCATTTCTGCCAGTGTGGTTAGCGCATCGTACCAAAAAGCATTGTTGGCATAAATAGCAACTTGCTGTAGGGGCTGCGCTGTTTGTAGCTGCTTAGCTACACTCTGGTTGAGGTCTTTTCGCAAAATGACTCCTTCAACATAAATGGGGGCTGATTGCTTTTGGGGATCGCAGTAGACGTTGAAAAACCAGCGATAGCGTTTGCCCACTTGTAGTGGTGGAACACTCTGTGGGATAGGAACACCGATCACACCTGCTTTTTCTGGTAGAGCGATCGCCGTATTGTAGACCGGATCTTTTGACTCATCATCCAGCAATACAAACTCAACCGGATAGCCAGCGCTCTTGGTATAGGGTAGATAAAACCATAACTTCGGGCGTTCTTCAGTTGTCAATCCCCAGACATTTGTCACCGAGGCTGGTTGCTCAGTTAAGGGTACTAGGGCAGTTAAAGGAGGTTTAACATCCGGACAGCTACCTCGTCTCGCTCCACCAAAGCGGCGACCTCCAGGAGCAGGGCCTGGCGGTACTTCAGGCAAATCAACACGAATGGGTTCCTTAGTTGATGGTTGAGTTGAAGTTACTTGTGAAGTTTTAGTAGGGGTTGATACAGAAGACTGTGCCGCAACCAAAGTGAAAGTAGCAAGTAAGCTAGTGCTACTGAGGGCAATTGCCAAAACCAGTTTAATTGGCCGTAAATTGATATTCATAAGCCATCCCTAATATCATTTGTAATTTCAATATTTTTTATTTCTCATATCAATCTAGTAATTGTACTTATTGACTATTAATAATTAACAATTGACTTATTTTGTAAACGCGGAGCAGTTTTCCGCAAGGTGTTTTGAATTGATGTAATGCCAACTGTTCCCACTAGGGTCAAAGCTGATGGTATGAACGGTACCCAATATCCTTGGATAAATAAACCTAAGCAGAAAATGTAAAGAATTCCTGAGCAAACAACGATAAAGATTGCTAAGCGTGTAGATGGGTATTGTATTCGCCAAACTAGCAATCCTCCTGCTAATGACCAAACCCCAATCCACATCACCTCTGCTAACGGCCGCCATGTCCGCAATAGTGGACGTTCATCAAGGACGGCACTGAGAATCTGACTGACCATATGGGCTTGTAACAAGACTCCCGGCATTTGGTTGTCTAACTTACCACTGTATGGTGTAGCCCAATAGTCTGGAAAATCACCTTTAGCGGCAACACCAATTAAAACAATTCTATTTTTGATGGCGTTGGGGTTGACCTGGGCAGACAAAAGTTGCGTCAGCGTCACTTGTTCGGCTACTCGCTTTGCAGAACGGTAGTTTAGAAAAATTTGACCGCCGTTGGCATCGATGTTTTGATAGCCACCAGTTCGCGACTGCAAACGTGTGAAAATCGTACGGCCCAGCTGTAAATCTCCCTTGGGAGTAAACTTTGGTTTCACTCCTTCAGCCTCCAAATAGCGAAATGCCAATTGCAAGCTGAGAGCATAGTCAGTTGGACAGGGTGATGTTGCCTCTTGATTCATAAACAGCAGATGCCGACGCACTACTCCGTCCGGATCGTGGATGAAGTCACTGAAACCCAAGCGGGATTTCGGTATTTCCGGTGGTGGTTCAATACCAGTGGTATTGACTGCTGCATCGCTACCTTTACAAACACCGACTAAGTTTGGTGTTTGTTTAAGACGATTGATTAAATCTGGAGATTCCGCAGGAAAATCACGGTAGATATCCAAGCCGATCGCTCGAGGTTGGTACTGCTGAAGTTTCTCTAGCAGTCGCAGAAGAGATTGATCGGACAGAGATGTTCCCTTCAGTGATTCGCCTTTGCGGCGTTGGGCTGCAATGTCGGCATCGTTAATTGTTACCAGTAGCAGGCGTGGATCGGGGTCTTCACTGATGAGGACGGAGCGCGATCGCATCATCCAATCAAAAGCTTGTAACTCCAAATCTTGCAGCACTCCCAAAATTCTTAACCCACTGATTGTTGCGGTAATTGCTACACTATAAAATAATATCTGTGTAAATCTGCGTAGATGAGAAGCAACAGAAATCTGTTGGACTGTTTTTTTTGGGGCAACCCTGCCTGTAATCCCTTCCCAAGTGGGGGGTAATTGTGCAAGATTTTGACAAATTACAGGTAGCCAAGTTGCACAGGGGAACCTATCCTCTAGTCCTTGTAAGTGTTCCCTTGCTTCTCGCACTGCCAGGTAAAAAGGCTCACCACCAGCAAATCCTTCTAGAAAATACTTTAAAAACTCCTGTGCTACCAAGTCCGGGACTGGTTCGCGCATGACAATCATTTGGGGAATATGTAGATCGGCTAATTGTTCTGCTATTCCTAATCCATCACAGGAGTTAAAAATTGCTAGCTGCAAGCCCCGTTCAACGGCTTTTTTTAAGGCGTATTTTAATTCCTCAATCGTGAGGCTATCGGTTTTATTAAGGTAAATTCTGCCAATGCCATTGTTTCCCTGACTGGAACTGTGCCCGGCAAAAAAAAGAATATCCCAGTTTTTTCGCCACAGGTAGTCATTCAATTCCTGACGTTGTGGTTCTACTAAAAAACTAACATCAGCTACAGGTAAGGTCTCTAGTAAAGCTTTGTCTGCTTGAGTATCGATTCCCTGACTATTGCCGATGATGGCTAAAATATTTACTTTATTATTGTGTGTTTTCTTGGTAGCGATGCGCTCGTATCTCGGAGGTGCTAGGGCAATTTCTGCCTTGGGGTAGCGTTCCAGCACGTCCCAAAGATGCCAGGGCAGACGCTGTAATTCTCGATTTTCTGTTTGTAATATGACTCGGATATTGTCTGTGGGCAATAATCTTTCTAGCCATTTCTCCCGGACAGGACGAAATGCGGTTGCAAGTAGCCAGGTGTTGAGATGCGATCGCAAAACATGAGCAGTTTTGTCACACTCTTGGGCAAACGACACATTCGTTACCTGCACTTCATCAGCAGACAAACGATAAAAGTTACCCAACTTTAGATAACTCGACTGCCATTCTTTATACTTTTGTAATAATTCCGCCGCTGGAGGTAATCTACCTGCAATTTCCGATGAAGGTAGTTGACCTTCTTCACCTATTTGCAGCGTGACAGCAAACCCTCGGTCAAA
It encodes:
- a CDS encoding tetratricopeptide repeat protein, which produces MKPKNTLKPAFFKTVSCLTLGILTITNTSQLVVAEIGSSAVTRQHTLAQFSGSDSQSQERSQLVQTANTLFSQGDLTGAEENLRKLIKKYPKDAFGHYQLGNVLFRQDKKEDAIKAYQEAIRIDSKYALAHNAIGIVFADQERWEEAIVEYNKALAINPNYGDALTNLAQALWIQGKRNEAIASLEKALNIFKEQNRPQKVERIEKILREMKTGDDPTVS
- the acs gene encoding acetate--CoA ligase, with protein sequence MSQPTIESILQEKRLFSPSANFSQNAHIKSLEQYQHLYEKAKANPEQFWAELAEQELHWFQKWDKVLDWQPPFVKWFVNGKINISYNCLDRHLTTWRKNKAAIIWEGEPGDSRTLTYAQLHREVCQFANVLKQLGVKKGDRVGIYMPMIPEAAIAMLACARIGAPHSVVFGGFSAEALRDRLIDAQAKLVITADGGWRKDAIVPLKEQVDKALADDAVPTLENVLVVQRTGQKIHMEPGRDHWWHDLQKGVSADCPAEPMDSEDMLFILYTSGSTGKPKGVVHTTAGYNLYTHMTTKWIFDIQDTDVYLCTADVGWITGHSYIVYGPLSNGATTIMYEGAPRASNPGCFWDVIEKYGVTIFYTAPTAIRAFIKMGEHHPKARNLSSLRLLGTVGEPINPEAWMWYYRVIGGERCPIVDTWWQTETGGIMITPLPGAIPTKPGSATRPFPGILADVVDLEGNAVGDNEGGYLIVRHPWPGMMRTIYNDPQRFRRTYWEHIPPKDGQYVYFAGDGARRDEDGYFWVMGRVDDVINVAGHRLGTMEIESALVSHPAVAEAAVVGKPDEVKGEDIVAFVTLEGGNNPTEELSKELKQHVMSEIGAIARPGEIRFTDALPKTRSGKIMRRLLRNLAAGQEVSGDTSTLEDRSVLDKLREGA
- a CDS encoding DUF928 domain-containing protein, translating into MNINLRPIKLVLAIALSSTSLLATFTLVAAQSSVSTPTKTSQVTSTQPSTKEPIRVDLPEVPPGPAPGGRRFGGARRGSCPDVKPPLTALVPLTEQPASVTNVWGLTTEERPKLWFYLPYTKSAGYPVEFVLLDDESKDPVYNTAIALPEKAGVIGVPIPQSVPPLQVGKRYRWFFNVYCDPQKQSAPIYVEGVILRKDLNQSVAKQLQTAQPLQQVAIYANNAFWYDALTTLAEMRQKNPQNRTLETEWTDLLAAVGLDDLATQPLIIQ
- a CDS encoding CHASE2 domain-containing protein, giving the protein MGKLVVLKFADGSFDRGFAVTLQIGEEGQLPSSEIAGRLPPAAELLQKYKEWQSSYLKLGNFYRLSADEVQVTNVSFAQECDKTAHVLRSHLNTWLLATAFRPVREKWLERLLPTDNIRVILQTENRELQRLPWHLWDVLERYPKAEIALAPPRYERIATKKTHNNKVNILAIIGNSQGIDTQADKALLETLPVADVSFLVEPQRQELNDYLWRKNWDILFFAGHSSSQGNNGIGRIYLNKTDSLTIEELKYALKKAVERGLQLAIFNSCDGLGIAEQLADLHIPQMIVMREPVPDLVAQEFLKYFLEGFAGGEPFYLAVREAREHLQGLEDRFPCATWLPVICQNLAQLPPTWEGITGRVAPKKTVQQISVASHLRRFTQILFYSVAITATISGLRILGVLQDLELQAFDWMMRSRSVLISEDPDPRLLLVTINDADIAAQRRKGESLKGTSLSDQSLLRLLEKLQQYQPRAIGLDIYRDFPAESPDLINRLKQTPNLVGVCKGSDAAVNTTGIEPPPEIPKSRLGFSDFIHDPDGVVRRHLLFMNQEATSPCPTDYALSLQLAFRYLEAEGVKPKFTPKGDLQLGRTIFTRLQSRTGGYQNIDANGGQIFLNYRSAKRVAEQVTLTQLLSAQVNPNAIKNRIVLIGVAAKGDFPDYWATPYSGKLDNQMPGVLLQAHMVSQILSAVLDERPLLRTWRPLAEVMWIGVWSLAGGLLVWRIQYPSTRLAIFIVVCSGILYIFCLGLFIQGYWVPFIPSALTLVGTVGITSIQNTLRKTAPRLQNKSIVNY
- a CDS encoding helix-turn-helix domain-containing protein, with protein sequence MAADGKKDETIVQALHVSVATVERTRKQFVCENLKETLKEKKRPGKPRKLTNFAEAYLIATTCSDAPAGSTRWTLRMLADQLVSLEIVVESELSVLLRQCLQRRIPNIETLQKEVSTWQGDRNINQVCVDWRFRTEDARVKLSKIYPTQQN